A DNA window from Acetilactobacillus jinshanensis contains the following coding sequences:
- a CDS encoding ParA family protein codes for MAYVISLANQKGGVGKTTTAINLGADLATLGKKVLIIDADAQGNATSGVGIRKSSIQADMYNVLINKEPLKNIIKSTTHKGLDIAPATIQLSGADVRLTPMIARETRLTEAIRPVKKDYDYILIDCPPSLGLITINAFCASDSILIPVQSEYYALEGLSQLLNIMKLVREHFNPNLKLEGVLLTMYDSRTKLSHQVDQQVREYFKGLVYKTVIPRNVRLSEAPSHGLAISDYDPNCKGAKVYMQLAKEVLAAHGK; via the coding sequence ATGGCTTATGTCATTTCGTTAGCCAACCAAAAGGGTGGCGTAGGTAAGACTACGACAGCCATTAATCTAGGTGCTGATCTAGCAACTCTAGGTAAAAAGGTCTTGATTATCGATGCCGATGCCCAGGGTAACGCTACGAGCGGGGTCGGTATTCGTAAGTCGAGCATTCAAGCTGACATGTATAACGTCTTGATTAATAAAGAACCGCTTAAAAACATCATTAAATCCACGACGCATAAGGGATTAGATATCGCACCGGCGACCATCCAATTATCAGGGGCTGACGTTAGATTGACTCCGATGATTGCTCGAGAAACCCGCTTAACGGAAGCTATCCGACCGGTCAAAAAGGATTATGATTACATCTTGATCGATTGTCCACCATCGTTAGGTCTGATTACGATCAACGCTTTCTGTGCCAGCGATTCGATTTTAATCCCAGTTCAGAGTGAATATTATGCTCTAGAAGGTTTAAGTCAGCTCTTAAACATTATGAAGCTGGTCAGAGAGCATTTTAACCCAAACCTTAAGCTCGAAGGGGTTTTGCTGACGATGTATGATTCACGAACTAAGTTGAGCCATCAGGTTGATCAACAGGTCCGTGAGTACTTCAAGGGTCTGGTCTATAAGACCGTGATTCCGAGGAACGTTCGTTTGTCAGAGGCGCCCAGTCACGGATTAGCCATTTCTGACTATGATCCTAATTGCAAAGGTGCTAAGGTTTATATGCAATTAGCGAAGGAAGTGCTAGCTGCTCATGGCAAGTAA
- a CDS encoding DUF1129 domain-containing protein, whose translation MSEEEMEKKNTIHNQKARHRQHGTIEHRHQKTGQVFDNLGLTKRNTEYMYQFNKEFADVKMDDAKKQKIIHKMIHELLVNQRKGLTARRMYGTVKHKIHTIVHPPKKVVPLNKNYWPNAIYNMLIFFIIFNLLYGITYMISSKMENQQGAAGFVGLVITSVVAGLGMPIMTRLFDDRIKHKYNGFVRFLIMIGLFLAWMAVFYLSALLPRPLNPVFSPWVNIALAVISIAAAFWVHHKYNVSSAFHARPRR comes from the coding sequence ATGTCAGAAGAAGAAATGGAAAAAAAGAACACCATCCATAACCAAAAGGCTCGTCATCGTCAACATGGTACGATTGAACATCGTCATCAGAAGACTGGTCAGGTCTTTGATAATCTGGGCTTAACGAAGCGAAATACTGAGTATATGTACCAGTTCAATAAGGAATTCGCTGACGTTAAAATGGATGATGCCAAAAAACAGAAGATCATTCATAAGATGATTCACGAGCTCCTGGTTAACCAGCGAAAAGGACTTACTGCCCGTCGTATGTATGGTACGGTCAAACATAAGATTCACACCATTGTTCACCCACCGAAAAAAGTGGTTCCGCTGAACAAGAATTACTGGCCGAACGCCATTTATAACATGCTGATCTTCTTCATCATCTTTAACTTGCTTTACGGAATCACCTACATGATTTCCAGCAAGATGGAGAATCAGCAGGGTGCCGCCGGTTTCGTTGGCCTAGTGATTACTTCAGTTGTCGCTGGACTCGGGATGCCAATCATGACCCGATTATTTGATGACCGAATCAAGCATAAGTATAACGGCTTCGTTCGGTTCTTGATTATGATTGGTTTGTTCCTGGCTTGGATGGCCGTCTTCTACCTATCCGCATTGTTACCACGTCCACTGAACCCAGTCTTCAGCCCATGGGTCAACATTGCCTTAGCCGTAATCAGTATTGCTGCGGCTTTCTGGGTCCATCACAAGTACAACGTTTCGAGTGCTTTCCACGCTCGTCCTCGTCGTTGA
- a CDS encoding AzlC family ABC transporter permease has translation MIKQYAGSTEPAWLSNLRVSLPLDLSYIPIGLACGILLHAAGFNAWLTVMISMLVFSGGAQFIIASLVLIKSPMYSVVLMMFFLELRYALLGSSLSKYLQGHSNRFTFFFAVSLNDENFAINYLKFTTDKKFTPHDALSVEHYSLLFWTVSNFIGNFVGNAIVIDLDVVEFALTALFIYMIVVQTKDYIKLFVTIISVFISIIMIVLMRSTLGIVVAAVIASLIGYAIDAYARRRRRGHLLKTFKNPAGRPREDVKDVDYGDKF, from the coding sequence TTGATTAAACAATACGCGGGTTCAACCGAACCGGCGTGGTTAAGTAATTTACGGGTCTCACTACCGTTGGACTTAAGTTATATTCCGATCGGCTTAGCGTGCGGAATTTTACTGCATGCGGCCGGTTTTAACGCTTGGCTGACGGTCATGATCTCCATGTTGGTTTTCAGTGGCGGGGCTCAATTTATTATTGCGTCTTTGGTTTTAATTAAATCCCCGATGTATTCAGTCGTGCTAATGATGTTCTTTCTAGAACTTCGTTACGCGTTACTGGGGTCGAGTTTATCTAAATATCTGCAGGGGCATTCTAACCGGTTTACCTTCTTTTTTGCGGTTTCTTTAAACGATGAAAACTTTGCGATCAACTATTTAAAGTTTACGACCGATAAGAAATTCACGCCGCACGATGCTCTATCTGTGGAACATTATTCGTTATTGTTCTGGACCGTTAGTAACTTTATTGGTAATTTCGTCGGTAATGCAATCGTAATCGACCTGGATGTCGTCGAATTTGCGCTTACAGCATTGTTTATCTATATGATCGTTGTCCAGACCAAGGATTACATTAAATTGTTTGTAACGATCATTTCGGTCTTTATTTCGATTATCATGATCGTATTGATGCGATCAACGTTAGGAATCGTGGTCGCTGCAGTAATTGCCTCGTTGATCGGTTATGCAATTGATGCCTACGCTAGACGTCGCCGTCGTGGTCACCTGTTGAAGACCTTTAAGAACCCAGCAGGTCGACCTCGAGAAGATGTTAAGGATGTCGATTACGGTGATAAGTTTTAA
- the ychF gene encoding redox-regulated ATPase YchF codes for MALTAGIVGLPNVGKSTLFNAITKAGAEVANYPFATIKPNVGTVAVPDPRLKRIQQIIPAKKITPTTFEFTDIAGIVKGAHRGEGLGNKFLENIRQTDAIVHVVRAFDDDNITSVSGKVDPLDDIKTINLELSIADLDSVDKRMGKVERAAKGSNKEAKAELAVLKKIKPVLENGGSVRSIPFNKDEWKIVKGEFLLTAKPVIYVANISEDYMAHPEKSHYYREVKKYADAHHAQALGIACEAEEEIAQLGGKDAIEFLHSEGVKEPGLNKLIRASYKLLGLQTFFTVGGKENRAWTIMKGTKAPQAAGKVHSDMERGFIRAEIIHYADLDKLGSEDKVKEAGKLLVEGKDYVMQDGDIAYFRFNV; via the coding sequence ATGGCATTAACAGCTGGTATCGTTGGTTTGCCAAACGTTGGTAAGTCAACATTGTTTAACGCGATTACAAAAGCTGGGGCTGAAGTTGCTAACTATCCATTCGCTACGATCAAGCCAAACGTCGGTACGGTTGCCGTACCGGATCCTCGATTAAAGCGAATCCAACAGATTATCCCGGCCAAAAAGATTACACCGACCACTTTCGAATTTACGGATATCGCCGGAATCGTTAAGGGTGCTCACCGTGGTGAAGGTCTAGGTAATAAGTTCTTAGAAAACATTCGCCAGACCGACGCCATCGTTCATGTGGTTCGTGCCTTTGATGATGATAACATCACCAGTGTCAGCGGTAAGGTTGATCCACTTGATGACATCAAGACCATTAACTTAGAATTATCAATCGCTGATTTAGACTCCGTTGATAAACGAATGGGCAAGGTTGAACGTGCTGCTAAAGGCAGTAACAAAGAAGCCAAGGCTGAATTAGCCGTTTTAAAGAAAATTAAGCCCGTTTTGGAAAACGGTGGTTCCGTTCGTTCCATTCCGTTTAACAAAGATGAATGGAAGATTGTTAAGGGTGAATTCTTACTGACGGCTAAGCCGGTTATCTACGTTGCCAACATCAGTGAAGACTACATGGCTCATCCTGAAAAGTCTCATTACTACCGTGAAGTTAAGAAGTATGCTGACGCTCATCATGCTCAGGCATTGGGTATCGCTTGTGAAGCTGAAGAAGAAATCGCTCAATTAGGCGGTAAAGACGCTATCGAATTCTTACATTCCGAAGGTGTTAAGGAACCTGGCTTAAACAAGTTAATTCGAGCTTCATACAAGTTATTAGGCTTACAGACGTTCTTCACCGTTGGTGGTAAAGAAAACCGTGCCTGGACCATTATGAAGGGTACCAAAGCTCCTCAGGCCGCTGGTAAAGTTCATTCCGATATGGAACGAGGCTTCATTCGTGCTGAAATCATCCACTATGCTGATTTAGATAAATTAGGCAGTGAAGATAAGGTTAAAGAAGCCGGTAAGCTCTTGGTCGAAGGTAAAGACTACGTCATGCAAGATGGCGACATCGCTTACTTCAGATTTAACGTTTAA
- a CDS encoding 3-phosphoglycerate dehydrogenase: protein MFDVKTYNAISNWGLKLFKRDPNYQVNQSDNPDAYITRSVDLHHAKFPSNLKVIGRAGVGYNNLPLEKLAQHGIVAYNTPGSNHNAVKELVIALLIATSRHLFQAIEYTRKNVTGDVSLDPKSDAKLRGTEIKGKTLGVIGVGNVGSSVANAAANLGMKVYAYDPYLTSDAAWKLSPQVTRVKTVDQAIRGMDYVTVHIPKNKANSDFISADKIAELKQGAYLFNYSRLGIVDNHAVEKALDDHHLRFYATDFGDPSLAKYNGNQVIVTPHIGGSTVEGEGNGAYMAARDIKTFLNTGNVDRALNCPDLQLKFTTKSRLSILAKSDAKLLATLTDQLKGLGKLVSAKNQFADYLLVNLKSPLSSSALDKLKQIPGVRRVRLIKR from the coding sequence ATGTTTGACGTTAAAACGTATAATGCGATTTCTAATTGGGGCTTAAAATTATTTAAACGGGATCCAAATTATCAGGTCAACCAATCTGATAATCCCGATGCCTATATCACTAGATCCGTTGATTTACATCACGCCAAGTTTCCCAGCAATTTAAAGGTGATCGGCCGTGCCGGGGTTGGTTACAATAATTTACCGCTTGAAAAGTTGGCCCAACACGGAATCGTTGCCTATAACACGCCAGGTAGCAATCACAACGCCGTTAAAGAATTAGTAATTGCGTTATTGATTGCTACTTCACGCCATCTCTTTCAAGCCATTGAGTACACCCGAAAGAACGTCACCGGTGATGTATCACTGGATCCAAAGAGTGACGCCAAGCTACGTGGAACCGAAATCAAAGGTAAGACCCTGGGTGTCATTGGGGTTGGTAACGTTGGTTCATCGGTTGCTAACGCCGCTGCAAATTTAGGTATGAAGGTTTATGCCTATGATCCATACTTAACGTCGGATGCCGCCTGGAAATTATCACCACAGGTTACCCGAGTGAAGACCGTTGATCAGGCCATTCGGGGAATGGACTATGTAACGGTCCACATCCCGAAGAACAAGGCTAACAGTGACTTCATCAGTGCCGATAAGATTGCTGAGCTGAAGCAGGGCGCTTACTTATTTAACTATTCACGGTTAGGCATCGTTGATAACCATGCGGTTGAAAAGGCGTTGGATGATCATCACTTACGTTTTTATGCCACTGATTTTGGTGATCCCAGTTTAGCAAAATATAACGGCAATCAGGTGATCGTAACTCCGCACATTGGGGGATCGACCGTTGAAGGTGAAGGCAACGGTGCTTATATGGCAGCTCGTGACATTAAGACTTTTTTAAATACCGGTAACGTTGATAGGGCTTTGAACTGTCCGGATCTTCAGTTGAAATTCACAACTAAATCCCGGCTTTCGATCTTAGCTAAATCGGATGCTAAACTGTTGGCTACGCTTACTGATCAGTTAAAAGGTTTAGGTAAATTAGTTAGCGCAAAGAATCAATTTGCTGATTACTTACTGGTCAATTTAAAGTCACCGTTATCTTCTTCCGCATTAGACAAATTAAAGCAAATCCCTGGCGTTCGTCGAGTTCGTTTGATTAAGAGGTAG
- the rsmG gene encoding 16S rRNA (guanine(527)-N(7))-methyltransferase RsmG, whose amino-acid sequence MDPEEFVQALKKLGIKLNDHQLAQFDLYYHLLIKANQTVNLTTITSKPDVYLKHFYDSITPARFIEGLRHHSLSICDVGAGAGFPSLPLKIAFPQLKVTIIDSLNKRINFLRDLVHRLDLKNVKLYHARAEDFGSRRSHHREQYDLVIARAVARLNVLSEFCLPLARIGGEFVAMKSVNAPEELDQSRYAIDQLGGKVINDHTFKLPVSGDIRRIIVIRKQKRTPKKYPRKAGTPNRRPLLNTK is encoded by the coding sequence ATGGATCCGGAAGAGTTTGTTCAAGCTTTGAAGAAGCTGGGGATTAAGTTAAATGACCATCAGCTTGCTCAGTTTGATCTTTATTATCATTTATTAATCAAAGCTAACCAGACCGTTAATTTAACGACCATTACCAGTAAGCCTGATGTGTATTTAAAGCATTTTTATGACTCAATTACACCGGCTCGATTTATTGAAGGCTTGCGTCATCATTCGTTATCAATTTGTGACGTGGGCGCTGGTGCTGGTTTCCCGTCGTTACCGCTTAAGATCGCGTTTCCGCAGCTCAAGGTCACCATTATAGATTCGTTAAACAAACGGATTAATTTTTTGCGTGATCTAGTTCATCGGTTAGACTTGAAAAACGTTAAGTTATACCATGCTCGAGCTGAAGACTTCGGTAGTCGTCGGTCGCATCATCGTGAGCAATATGACTTGGTAATCGCTCGTGCCGTTGCCAGATTAAACGTCTTAAGTGAATTTTGCTTACCGTTGGCTCGAATCGGCGGTGAATTCGTAGCGATGAAATCCGTGAATGCACCGGAAGAACTAGATCAGTCCCGTTACGCGATTGATCAGCTTGGTGGCAAGGTCATTAATGATCACACTTTTAAATTACCGGTATCGGGTGATATTCGACGGATTATCGTGATCAGAAAACAGAAACGGACTCCAAAGAAGTATCCTCGTAAAGCTGGAACTCCTAACCGTAGACCGTTACTTAATACCAAGTAG
- a CDS encoding AzlD domain-containing protein, producing the protein MEWNTMDHFWLIIICFFVALIPRFIPLSFFRKRKIPKWFNEWMSYVPISLFTALVVKGLFITNHYAFSVSGKAPDLIATVIVIVVAYWTRSMASSVILGLIAVWLLAFVI; encoded by the coding sequence ATGGAATGGAATACCATGGACCATTTTTGGCTTATCATAATTTGTTTTTTCGTGGCTTTGATTCCACGATTTATTCCGCTATCTTTCTTCCGGAAACGAAAGATCCCGAAATGGTTTAACGAATGGATGAGCTACGTTCCGATATCGCTATTTACAGCTTTAGTTGTGAAGGGCCTTTTTATTACTAATCACTACGCATTTTCCGTTTCCGGAAAAGCTCCCGATTTAATCGCAACGGTGATCGTTATTGTCGTTGCGTACTGGACCCGGTCAATGGCGAGTTCCGTCATCTTAGGTTTAATCGCCGTCTGGCTATTAGCCTTTGTAATATAG
- a CDS encoding ParB/RepB/Spo0J family partition protein, with product MASNKKGLGRGIAALFGDSSLNTGETVVHIPLSKLVPNPYQPRVRFDRKSLNGLAQSIKEDGVFQPIIVRKSLHHAGQYEILAGERRFRASKIAKKQTIPAIVRNATNEQMMEIAVMENLQREDLTPLEEAKAYNTLMIKLHLTQSQVSKRLGKSRPYIANYLRLLGLPTEVKAMLQNKQLSMGQARALLAVQNKQQLVALAKRAYQKTLTVRQINQLIAKMQPQQKRRRRRYSPRKSPFVRETENQLQDKFGTKVSLHSPRGSHGKGQIKIDYTSQNDLNRILKILNINLD from the coding sequence ATGGCAAGTAATAAAAAAGGCTTAGGCCGTGGGATTGCTGCTCTGTTTGGTGACAGTAGCTTAAATACCGGTGAAACGGTCGTTCACATTCCACTAAGTAAACTAGTTCCGAACCCGTACCAGCCGCGAGTTCGTTTTGATCGAAAATCGTTAAACGGTTTAGCCCAATCGATTAAAGAGGATGGTGTTTTTCAGCCGATTATCGTTCGGAAGTCGCTTCACCATGCCGGTCAATACGAGATCTTAGCTGGTGAACGACGTTTTCGGGCTTCAAAGATCGCTAAGAAGCAGACCATTCCCGCAATTGTCCGCAACGCTACCAATGAACAAATGATGGAAATTGCCGTCATGGAAAACTTACAGCGTGAAGATTTGACACCGTTAGAAGAAGCTAAAGCTTACAATACGTTGATGATCAAGCTTCATTTAACTCAGTCACAGGTTTCGAAGCGCCTCGGTAAAAGTCGTCCATACATCGCTAATTACTTACGGCTTTTAGGTTTACCGACCGAAGTTAAGGCGATGCTTCAAAACAAGCAGTTGTCAATGGGTCAAGCCCGTGCGTTATTGGCCGTTCAGAATAAGCAGCAATTAGTCGCTTTGGCTAAACGAGCTTACCAGAAGACCCTGACCGTTCGTCAGATCAATCAATTGATTGCCAAGATGCAGCCACAGCAAAAACGGCGCCGGCGTCGATACAGTCCTCGTAAGTCACCGTTTGTGCGTGAGACCGAAAATCAACTCCAGGATAAGTTCGGAACTAAAGTGTCGTTGCATAGTCCCCGTGGTAGTCATGGTAAAGGTCAAATTAAGATTGATTACACGTCTCAGAATGATTTGAACCGAATTCTGAAGATTTTAAACATTAACTTGGATTAG
- a CDS encoding DUF951 domain-containing protein: protein MMKYGLHDIVQMKKPHPCGANRWQIIRMGADIKIECTNCHHIVMLSRHHFERKLKKVLKKAPENIRERKFL, encoded by the coding sequence ATGATGAAATATGGCTTACATGATATTGTTCAGATGAAAAAGCCACATCCATGTGGTGCTAACCGGTGGCAGATCATTCGAATGGGTGCGGACATTAAGATTGAATGCACTAATTGCCACCACATTGTGATGCTTAGTCGTCATCATTTTGAACGAAAACTAAAAAAGGTATTAAAAAAGGCGCCCGAAAACATTAGAGAGCGCAAATTCTTATAG
- a CDS encoding SAM-dependent methyltransferase, whose protein sequence is MFEKTFYKKLLKNSFNIPLRVKFWDGSVKEYGDGDPQITLIFNRKIPVKSVLTNSSIALGEAYMNGDIEIKGSIEDLICAAYQKKSSFLENGKKFIKYMPKFSHSVKSSVKDIQHHYDIGNNFYELWLDKTMTYSSAYFEHPGDSLYQAQLNKVDYILRKLDPKPGRTFLDIGCGWGTLMLRAAKKYNLKVAGITLSREQYNYVEEQIKKDGLQDQAKVELKDYRNIGKNEQYDYVTSIGMFEHVGKKNLGEYCQLLSQYLKPNGRALINGVTRQQGGATNGWIDKWIFPGGYVPGLTEMLNHIIGNGMQIYDLESCRRQYQWTLEAWDHNFRKHLPEIKKMFDEKFIRMWDLYLQSCAGGFKAGNIDDFQFLLFKGPSGYDLPMTRDYMYDHNK, encoded by the coding sequence ATGTTTGAAAAGACTTTCTACAAAAAACTATTAAAAAACAGCTTTAACATCCCGCTCCGGGTAAAATTCTGGGACGGCAGTGTTAAAGAGTACGGCGATGGTGATCCACAGATCACTCTAATTTTTAACCGTAAGATTCCGGTTAAATCAGTTCTCACTAACTCATCCATTGCTTTGGGTGAAGCTTACATGAACGGTGATATTGAGATCAAAGGTAGTATCGAAGATTTAATCTGTGCAGCATATCAGAAAAAATCTAGCTTCTTAGAAAATGGTAAGAAGTTTATTAAATACATGCCAAAGTTTTCGCACTCTGTAAAGTCAAGTGTTAAGGATATTCAGCATCATTACGACATCGGTAATAACTTTTATGAATTATGGTTAGATAAGACCATGACTTATTCCAGTGCCTACTTTGAACATCCTGGTGACAGCTTATACCAAGCTCAGCTTAACAAAGTTGACTACATTTTACGTAAATTAGATCCAAAGCCAGGTCGAACCTTCTTAGATATTGGTTGTGGCTGGGGTACTTTAATGTTACGTGCCGCCAAGAAATACAACTTAAAAGTTGCTGGTATTACTTTAAGCCGTGAACAATACAACTACGTTGAAGAACAGATTAAAAAAGACGGTTTACAGGATCAGGCTAAAGTTGAACTCAAGGATTACCGTAATATCGGTAAGAATGAACAGTATGACTACGTCACTTCAATCGGCATGTTCGAACATGTTGGTAAGAAGAACTTAGGCGAATACTGCCAGTTACTCAGCCAGTACTTAAAGCCAAACGGCCGTGCTTTAATCAATGGTGTTACTCGTCAGCAAGGCGGTGCCACCAATGGTTGGATTGATAAATGGATCTTCCCAGGTGGTTACGTACCAGGCTTAACCGAAATGCTTAATCACATCATCGGTAATGGTATGCAGATCTATGATTTAGAATCATGCCGTCGTCAATACCAGTGGACCTTGGAAGCTTGGGATCATAACTTTAGGAAGCACTTACCGGAAATTAAAAAGATGTTCGACGAAAAGTTCATTCGCATGTGGGATCTATACTTACAGTCCTGTGCAGGTGGATTTAAAGCTGGTAACATTGATGATTTCCAGTTCTTACTCTTCAAGGGTCCAAGTGGTTATGATTTACCAATGACCCGTGATTACATGTACGATCACAATAAGTAA